A DNA window from Pseudodesulfovibrio thermohalotolerans contains the following coding sequences:
- the ribH gene encoding 6,7-dimethyl-8-ribityllumazine synthase, whose protein sequence is MMSMKTIEGLLDAKGLKIAIVAARFNDFIVDRLISGAVDYLVRHGASEDDLTLVRLPGAFELPIAAQKLARSGNYDGVVVLGAVIRGATPHFDYVCSECAKGVAHSTMETGVPMGFGLLTCDSLDQAIERAGSKGGNKGVEAASAMLETIRVLEQL, encoded by the coding sequence ATCATGTCCATGAAGACCATCGAAGGACTGCTGGACGCCAAGGGACTCAAGATCGCCATCGTGGCCGCCCGGTTCAACGACTTCATCGTTGACCGCCTCATCTCCGGTGCCGTGGACTACCTTGTCCGTCATGGCGCGTCCGAGGACGACCTGACCCTGGTTCGCCTACCCGGCGCCTTCGAGCTGCCCATCGCCGCCCAGAAGCTGGCACGGTCCGGCAATTACGACGGCGTCGTCGTGCTCGGCGCGGTCATCAGGGGCGCCACTCCGCACTTCGACTACGTTTGCAGCGAGTGCGCCAAGGGCGTCGCCCACTCCACCATGGAGACCGGCGTGCCCATGGGCTTCGGCCTGCTCACCTGCGATTCCCTGGATCAGGCCATTGAACGCGCCGGTTCCAAGGGCGGCAACAAGGGTGTGGAGGCTGCGTCCGCCATGCTCGAAACGATCCGCGTGCTGGAGCAGCTTTAA
- a CDS encoding bifunctional 3,4-dihydroxy-2-butanone-4-phosphate synthase/GTP cyclohydrolase II: MSLCKIEEAIEDIRQGKMVIMVDDEDRENEGDLVCAAEAVTPEIINFMATYGRGLICLPMSNEMADALGLELMTKKNESGFGTNFTVSIEAREGVTTGISAKDRATTVLAAVADGADHDSIVTPGHVFPLRAKDGGVLVRAGQTEGGSDIARLAGFKPAAVICEIMNEDGTMARMPDLEIYAKKHGLKICSVADLIAYRMKFDGKSVTKVGEAHLPTRWGNFESAAFHSEADGKTHIALYMGDIHPDEPTLVRVHSECLTGDVFGSLRCDCGPQLQDAMCMIRNEGKGVLVYMRQEGRGIGLGNKIRAYHLQDQGLDTVEANVKLGFPPDMREYGTGAQILVALGVSKMRLMTNNPKKMVGLEGYGLEVVERVSIEVGACELNERYLKTKRDKMHHLLKVDGK; the protein is encoded by the coding sequence ATGTCCCTTTGCAAGATAGAAGAAGCCATTGAGGATATCCGCCAGGGCAAGATGGTCATCATGGTGGATGACGAAGACCGCGAAAACGAGGGCGACCTGGTTTGCGCCGCCGAGGCGGTTACGCCGGAGATAATCAATTTCATGGCCACTTACGGACGCGGGCTTATCTGTTTGCCCATGTCCAATGAAATGGCCGACGCTCTCGGCCTGGAGCTGATGACCAAGAAGAACGAGTCCGGCTTCGGTACCAATTTCACGGTTTCCATCGAGGCGCGCGAGGGCGTGACCACCGGCATCTCGGCCAAGGACCGCGCCACCACCGTGCTGGCCGCCGTGGCCGACGGAGCCGACCACGATTCCATCGTCACCCCCGGCCACGTGTTCCCCCTGCGGGCAAAGGACGGCGGCGTGCTGGTGCGCGCGGGCCAGACCGAAGGCGGAAGCGACATCGCCCGTCTGGCCGGATTCAAGCCCGCCGCGGTCATCTGCGAGATCATGAACGAGGACGGCACCATGGCCCGGATGCCCGACCTGGAAATATACGCCAAGAAGCACGGGCTCAAGATTTGCTCCGTGGCCGACCTCATCGCCTACCGCATGAAGTTCGACGGCAAGTCCGTGACCAAGGTTGGCGAGGCCCATCTGCCCACCCGCTGGGGCAACTTTGAATCCGCCGCCTTCCATTCCGAGGCCGACGGCAAGACGCACATCGCCCTTTACATGGGTGACATTCACCCCGACGAGCCGACCCTGGTTCGCGTCCACTCCGAGTGCCTGACCGGCGATGTGTTCGGTTCGCTGCGTTGCGATTGCGGTCCCCAGTTGCAGGACGCCATGTGCATGATCCGCAACGAAGGCAAGGGCGTGCTCGTCTACATGCGCCAGGAAGGACGCGGCATCGGCCTCGGCAACAAGATCCGCGCCTACCACCTGCAGGACCAGGGACTCGACACCGTCGAGGCCAACGTCAAGCTCGGCTTTCCGCCGGACATGCGCGAATACGGCACCGGGGCGCAGATTCTGGTGGCCCTGGGCGTGTCCAAGATGCGCCTGATGACCAACAATCCCAAGAAGATGGTCGGCCTCGAAGGCTACGGCCTGGAGGTTGTCGAGCGCGTTTCCATCGAAGTGGGTGCCTGCGAGCTCAACGAGCGCTACCTCAAGACCAAGCGCGACAAGATGCACCACCTTCTCAAGGTGGATGGCAAGTAA
- a CDS encoding GGDEF domain-containing protein, with the protein MSQPSKGRLTRQARCIFLLQCGLSVTVIVFTLLPVTLLNDREYALTVPFLAAVLLLAVALLCATRFMRLLRGANEKIDSLITHDELTGLPNRPWFFARLDEEIDRARRYGKDLALVMVDLDDFRRINDTFGHPQGDLALAEVARLLKANIRASDIAVRYGGEEFMVILPEADARQAAQAAEKLRMIVEVNDISLEGPEIRVTVSCGVADLVSLRPDRCSSRDALITAADRAMHQAKQNGRNQVFMHEPAHERQLTLV; encoded by the coding sequence ATGTCCCAGCCCTCCAAAGGACGCCTGACGCGACAGGCGCGGTGTATTTTCCTCCTCCAATGCGGCCTGTCCGTCACCGTGATCGTCTTCACGCTGCTTCCCGTCACCCTGTTGAACGACCGGGAATACGCCCTGACCGTCCCGTTTCTGGCCGCCGTCCTGCTCCTGGCCGTCGCTCTGCTCTGCGCCACCCGGTTCATGCGGCTGCTGCGCGGTGCCAACGAGAAAATTGACTCCCTGATCACCCACGACGAGCTGACCGGCCTGCCCAACCGCCCCTGGTTCTTCGCACGGCTGGACGAGGAGATCGACCGCGCCCGCCGCTATGGCAAGGATCTGGCCCTGGTCATGGTCGATCTCGACGACTTCAGGCGGATCAACGACACCTTCGGCCATCCGCAGGGCGACCTGGCCCTGGCCGAAGTGGCCCGGCTGCTGAAGGCCAACATCCGCGCTTCGGACATCGCGGTCCGCTACGGCGGCGAGGAGTTCATGGTCATCCTGCCCGAGGCGGACGCGCGGCAGGCGGCACAGGCTGCCGAGAAGCTGCGCATGATCGTGGAGGTCAACGACATCAGCCTGGAGGGGCCGGAGATCAGGGTGACCGTGTCCTGCGGCGTGGCCGACCTTGTTTCGCTTCGTCCGGACAGGTGTTCGTCGCGGGACGCCCTGATAACGGCCGCGGACCGGGCCATGCATCAGGCCAAGCAAAATGGCCGCAACCAGGTATTCATGCACGAGCCCGCGCACGAACGGCAACTCACCCTGGTCTGA
- a CDS encoding glycosyltransferase family 2 protein, with protein MARDGDILFSIITPTAGNRPNALNNAVQSVERAARFAGLERNQVEILVGFDGVRGTAPRCAYPVRVYSLPGDRNRGHGVRDILIKLADGGKLVFLDDDNVLKPCALSRYLRHLDAEMVVARVDAQLTLDQPWLPVLDDGPLVRPGNMNLLSLCLSRALVADRCGGWRHHDKPDACRCNIADWYRTARSVTVIEEVVGILDAGRSLDRAALSSRQKALLDELVARRVTPPATALSALRTDSMRA; from the coding sequence ATGGCCAGGGACGGCGATATTCTGTTTTCAATCATCACGCCCACGGCCGGGAATCGGCCCAACGCCCTGAACAACGCGGTGCAATCCGTGGAAAGGGCGGCCCGGTTCGCCGGGCTGGAGCGCAACCAGGTGGAGATACTCGTCGGCTTCGACGGCGTGCGGGGAACGGCCCCCCGCTGTGCCTATCCGGTCCGGGTCTACAGCCTGCCCGGCGACCGCAACCGGGGCCACGGGGTCCGCGACATCCTCATCAAGCTGGCGGACGGCGGGAAGCTCGTCTTTCTGGATGACGACAACGTGCTCAAGCCGTGCGCGCTGAGCCGCTATCTCCGGCATCTGGATGCCGAGATGGTCGTCGCCCGCGTTGACGCGCAACTCACCCTGGACCAGCCGTGGCTGCCCGTTCTCGACGACGGCCCCCTGGTGCGGCCGGGCAATATGAATCTTTTGAGCCTGTGCCTGTCGCGCGCGTTGGTGGCCGACCGATGCGGCGGCTGGCGGCACCACGACAAGCCGGACGCCTGCCGCTGCAACATCGCGGACTGGTACCGCACGGCACGCAGCGTGACGGTGATCGAGGAGGTGGTCGGCATTCTGGACGCGGGGCGAAGCCTGGACCGGGCGGCCCTGTCCTCCCGCCAAAAGGCCCTGCTCGACGAACTCGTGGCCCGGCGCGTCACGCCTCCGGCAACCGCACTGTCCGCGCTCCGGACCGACTCGATGCGGGCCTGA
- the lptE gene encoding LPS assembly lipoprotein LptE, which translates to MPLLRYATLFMLFILAGCAGYSFGPGEASVLPPQYRVLAIDEVVNPTTLPWLEPRLRKLLRDEMNNRGTFAWTDQRDKADAVITIDIERYYRPTAVEDSDERTLLTKAVFRFNATIRSTTDESVLWDSGRITENWPYDYGNGEEADMEVTKRGIQRLADLMTEDY; encoded by the coding sequence ATGCCCCTGCTTCGATATGCGACGCTATTCATGCTCTTCATCCTGGCCGGATGCGCCGGGTATTCCTTCGGCCCGGGCGAAGCTTCCGTGCTGCCCCCGCAATACCGCGTTCTGGCCATCGACGAAGTCGTCAACCCGACCACCCTGCCGTGGCTTGAGCCGCGTCTGCGCAAACTGCTGCGCGACGAGATGAACAATCGGGGAACCTTCGCCTGGACGGACCAGCGCGACAAAGCCGACGCGGTCATTACCATAGACATTGAGCGTTACTACCGGCCCACCGCCGTGGAAGACTCCGACGAACGGACCCTGCTCACCAAGGCCGTGTTCCGATTCAACGCGACCATCCGCTCCACCACGGACGAGTCCGTGCTCTGGGACTCGGGAAGAATCACCGAAAACTGGCCATACGACTACGGCAACGGCGAAGAAGCGGACATGGAGGTCACCAAACGCGGCATTCAGCGGCTGGCCGACCTCATGACCGAGGACTACTAG
- a CDS encoding DNA polymerase III subunit delta, translated as MANRPRYIFLICPDPQLIKTQVDERLKSSGQDGWEIKPFWGDDEDPLPQAFWTDLTIKSLFPQPKALVVRRAHALKADQWDKLDASVRGLGQDIYPFFCLEGEWKGKKPPVPPALSRRSLYKKARDAGWVWESPGLDQRSMTGFVKAWAAKCGLTFEPGAGQALAMALPTDAVASRLELDKIELAAGAEKIVRKDHVSLVARTGEMPFFDLMDALGQPGAEASIWKRVIDDHSKSAKDQMLFNLIGFLASQARMYWLLAHGGKAAGSPFMLKKKAPLAKRLGAAGVARMIDLAMEAELSLKTGERKYEEALDMLMAGLIDLFQPKTRAGRY; from the coding sequence ATGGCGAACCGGCCCAGATATATTTTTCTCATCTGCCCCGACCCGCAGCTCATCAAAACTCAGGTGGATGAGCGTCTGAAGTCGTCCGGCCAGGACGGCTGGGAAATCAAACCCTTCTGGGGCGACGACGAGGACCCCTTGCCCCAGGCGTTCTGGACGGACCTGACCATCAAGTCGCTCTTTCCCCAGCCCAAGGCCCTGGTGGTTCGCCGCGCCCATGCCCTCAAGGCCGACCAGTGGGACAAGCTCGACGCTTCCGTCAGAGGACTCGGCCAGGACATCTACCCGTTTTTCTGTCTCGAAGGCGAATGGAAAGGCAAAAAGCCCCCTGTTCCTCCGGCGCTGTCCCGGCGATCCCTTTACAAAAAGGCCCGGGACGCGGGCTGGGTCTGGGAATCCCCGGGACTGGACCAACGCTCCATGACCGGCTTTGTCAAGGCTTGGGCCGCCAAGTGCGGACTGACCTTCGAGCCGGGCGCGGGACAGGCCCTTGCCATGGCCCTGCCCACGGACGCCGTGGCCTCGCGCTTGGAGCTGGACAAGATCGAGCTGGCCGCGGGCGCTGAAAAGATTGTCCGCAAGGATCATGTCTCCCTGGTGGCCCGCACCGGCGAGATGCCCTTCTTCGACCTCATGGACGCCCTTGGCCAGCCCGGGGCCGAGGCCTCGATCTGGAAAAGAGTCATCGACGACCACTCCAAGTCCGCGAAGGACCAGATGCTTTTCAACCTCATCGGGTTTCTGGCCAGCCAGGCGCGCATGTACTGGCTCCTGGCTCACGGCGGCAAGGCCGCGGGCAGCCCGTTCATGCTCAAGAAAAAGGCTCCTCTGGCCAAACGTCTCGGCGCGGCCGGAGTGGCCCGCATGATCGACCTGGCCATGGAAGCGGAGCTCTCGCTCAAAACCGGCGAGCGCAAATACGAAGAGGCCCTGGACATGCTCATGGCCGGGCTGATCGATCTTTTCCAGCCCAAGACCCGGGCCGGACGCTACTGA
- the radC gene encoding RadC family protein, which yields MPKDAPHYAGHRQRLKARLTDNPRGLADYEVLELFLAMSLPRRDTKPIAKELIERFGSLKEAVMVRPDQLEGIKGLGPAVRTQWALFQELHARLGEADARRGRSVTDPAALARAAMARLGNKEIEEFWAVFMDTKNRIIAWEPMSKGTTNATAVFPREIAAAALRVEATNIILVHNHPGGGSNPSAEDIILTTKVAEACASLDIAVRDHIIVTDHDYYSFNEFGRL from the coding sequence ATGCCCAAGGACGCCCCCCACTACGCAGGCCACCGCCAGCGGCTCAAGGCCAGGCTGACCGACAACCCGCGCGGCCTGGCCGACTACGAGGTCCTTGAACTGTTCCTTGCCATGAGCCTGCCCCGACGCGACACCAAGCCCATCGCCAAGGAACTCATAGAGCGCTTCGGCTCCCTGAAGGAAGCGGTCATGGTGCGTCCCGACCAACTCGAAGGGATCAAGGGCCTCGGACCCGCCGTTCGGACACAGTGGGCGCTTTTCCAGGAACTGCACGCCAGGCTGGGCGAGGCCGACGCACGGCGCGGCCGGTCCGTGACCGACCCCGCGGCCCTGGCCAGGGCCGCCATGGCACGGCTCGGGAACAAGGAGATCGAGGAATTCTGGGCGGTCTTCATGGACACCAAGAACCGGATCATCGCCTGGGAGCCGATGAGCAAAGGCACTACCAACGCCACGGCCGTGTTCCCGCGCGAGATCGCTGCGGCCGCCCTGCGCGTCGAAGCCACCAACATCATCCTCGTCCACAACCACCCCGGCGGGGGCAGCAACCCGTCCGCCGAGGACATAATCCTCACCACCAAGGTGGCCGAAGCCTGCGCCAGCCTGGATATCGCCGTTCGCGACCATATCATCGTCACCGACCACGACTATTACAGCTTCAACGAATTCGGGAGGCTCTAG
- a CDS encoding acylphosphatase, whose translation MQELAAIVRGKVQGVWFRGWTRETARDFGVAGWVRNLPDGSVEVLAQGTPEQLDRFEERLRQGPPLARVTTIDSRRAPVETALTGFSVRR comes from the coding sequence ATGCAGGAACTGGCCGCCATCGTCCGGGGAAAGGTCCAGGGGGTCTGGTTCCGGGGATGGACGCGCGAAACAGCGCGCGACTTCGGCGTCGCAGGCTGGGTGCGCAACCTGCCCGACGGTTCCGTGGAGGTCCTCGCCCAAGGCACGCCCGAACAGCTCGACAGGTTCGAGGAACGCCTCCGACAGGGGCCGCCGCTCGCCCGCGTCACCACCATCGACTCCCGACGCGCCCCGGTGGAAACGGCCCTGACGGGCTTTTCCGTGCGCCGCTGA
- the lon gene encoding endopeptidase La, with translation MSQKKKKSPIRPSRIKRRKPDVDIDKTPKPGKPEKTGEDIPEIIEALTNAPGASMFSDGEDVPGHNPADIPQVLPVLAVRDIVVFNYMILPLFVGREKSVQAVDAALAGDRYILILTQKDESVEDPGPDDLYATGTVGMIMRMLKMPDGRLKVLVQGLARAKLKRFTSNDPYHIAELTPIVEPEAGTLNAEQEALVRSSREQSERILSLRGISSADIMSVLNSVSDPGRLADLIASNLRMKVEAAQKILECVDPLKRLELVNEQLLKEVEVASMQNKIQTMAKEGMDKAQRDFYLREQIKAIKRELGDEGDESEEMEELRKGLAASGMPKDVMKEAFKQLRRLETMHAESSEATVIRTYLDWMIDLPWKKLSRDRLDIKKAEEILNADHYDLEKVKERILEYLSVRKLNPKMKGPILCFVGPPGVGKTSLGRSIARSLGRKFHRMSLGGMRDEAEIRGHRRTYIGAMPGRIIQAIKQCGTRNPVIMLDEIDKLGSDFRGDPSSALLEVLDPEQNNTFTDHYLNVPFDLSKVMFVCTANMLDSIPGPLMDRMEVIRIPGYTEQEKTVITRRYIIPRQIKENGLDEGELIISDKLVAKVIREYTREAGLRNVEREIGTLSRKMARKKAEGEKGPFKITANNLYKLLGPPRFLDDEKEPTLPPGVAVGLAWTPVGGEILHIEVTTMPGKGKLILTGKLGDVMKESAQAALSIARARADLYGIDPAFAENRDIHVHVPAGATPKDGPSAGVTLVTALISALTDTPICPDLAMTGEISLRGRVLPVGGIKEKILAAVSRGMKKVLIPAQNKKDLAEIPDELRKRISIKTIEKVDEVWPLAKAE, from the coding sequence TTGAGCCAGAAAAAGAAAAAATCCCCCATCCGCCCGTCGCGCATCAAGCGCAGAAAGCCGGATGTCGACATTGATAAGACGCCGAAGCCCGGCAAACCCGAAAAGACCGGCGAGGACATCCCCGAGATCATCGAGGCGCTGACCAATGCCCCGGGCGCGTCCATGTTCAGCGATGGCGAGGACGTTCCCGGCCACAACCCGGCCGACATCCCCCAGGTCCTGCCCGTGCTCGCCGTGCGCGACATCGTGGTCTTCAACTACATGATCCTGCCGCTCTTCGTGGGCCGCGAGAAATCCGTTCAGGCCGTCGACGCGGCACTGGCCGGCGACCGTTACATCCTTATCCTGACCCAGAAGGACGAAAGCGTTGAGGACCCCGGCCCGGACGACCTCTACGCCACAGGCACCGTGGGCATGATTATGCGTATGCTCAAGATGCCCGACGGCCGCCTCAAGGTCCTGGTCCAGGGGCTGGCCCGCGCCAAACTGAAACGGTTCACCTCCAACGACCCGTACCACATCGCCGAGCTGACCCCGATCGTCGAGCCCGAGGCTGGGACGCTGAACGCCGAGCAGGAGGCCCTTGTCCGCTCCTCTCGCGAGCAGTCCGAACGCATCCTTTCCCTGCGGGGCATCTCCAGCGCGGACATCATGTCCGTGCTCAACAGCGTGTCCGACCCCGGCAGGCTGGCCGACCTCATCGCCTCCAACCTGCGCATGAAGGTGGAAGCCGCCCAGAAGATTCTGGAATGCGTCGACCCCCTCAAGCGATTGGAACTGGTCAACGAACAACTGCTCAAGGAGGTCGAGGTGGCCTCCATGCAGAACAAGATCCAGACCATGGCCAAAGAGGGCATGGACAAGGCCCAGCGCGACTTTTACCTGCGCGAGCAGATCAAGGCCATCAAGCGCGAACTCGGCGACGAGGGCGACGAATCCGAGGAGATGGAGGAACTGCGCAAGGGGCTGGCGGCCTCGGGAATGCCCAAGGACGTCATGAAGGAAGCCTTCAAGCAGCTCAGGCGGCTGGAAACCATGCACGCCGAATCGAGCGAGGCGACGGTTATCCGCACCTACCTCGACTGGATGATCGACCTGCCGTGGAAAAAGCTCTCCCGCGACCGGCTGGACATCAAGAAGGCGGAAGAAATTCTCAACGCCGACCACTATGATCTGGAAAAGGTCAAGGAGCGCATCCTCGAATACTTGAGCGTGCGCAAGCTCAACCCCAAGATGAAGGGCCCGATCCTCTGTTTCGTCGGCCCTCCGGGCGTGGGCAAAACCTCGCTCGGCCGCTCCATCGCCCGTTCGCTGGGACGCAAGTTCCACCGCATGTCCCTGGGCGGAATGCGCGACGAGGCCGAAATTCGCGGTCATCGGCGGACCTACATCGGCGCCATGCCCGGACGCATCATCCAGGCGATCAAGCAGTGCGGCACGCGCAACCCGGTAATCATGCTCGACGAGATCGACAAGCTCGGCTCCGATTTCCGTGGCGACCCGTCCTCGGCCCTGCTCGAAGTCCTTGACCCCGAACAGAACAACACGTTCACCGACCACTACCTGAACGTGCCCTTCGATCTGTCCAAGGTCATGTTCGTGTGCACGGCCAACATGCTCGACTCCATCCCCGGCCCGCTCATGGACCGCATGGAGGTCATCCGCATCCCGGGCTACACCGAGCAGGAAAAAACCGTCATCACCCGACGCTACATCATTCCCCGCCAGATCAAGGAAAACGGCCTCGACGAGGGAGAACTCATCATCTCCGACAAGCTCGTGGCCAAGGTCATCCGCGAGTACACCCGCGAGGCCGGGCTTCGCAACGTGGAGCGCGAAATCGGTACCCTGAGCCGCAAAATGGCCCGGAAAAAGGCCGAAGGCGAAAAGGGGCCGTTCAAGATCACGGCGAACAACCTTTACAAGCTCCTCGGTCCGCCGCGCTTCCTCGACGACGAGAAGGAACCCACCCTGCCGCCGGGCGTGGCCGTGGGCCTCGCCTGGACTCCGGTGGGCGGCGAGATACTGCACATCGAGGTGACCACCATGCCGGGCAAGGGCAAGCTGATCCTGACCGGCAAGCTCGGCGACGTGATGAAGGAATCGGCCCAGGCCGCCCTGTCCATCGCCCGCGCCAGAGCCGACCTCTACGGCATCGACCCGGCCTTCGCCGAGAACCGGGACATCCACGTGCACGTCCCGGCGGGAGCCACGCCCAAGGACGGCCCGTCCGCAGGCGTCACTCTGGTCACCGCGCTCATCTCCGCCCTGACCGACACCCCGATCTGCCCGGACCTGGCCATGACCGGCGAAATATCCCTGCGCGGCCGAGTCCTGCCCGTTGGCGGCATCAAGGAAAAGATCCTCGCCGCCGTGTCACGCGGCATGAAGAAGGTCCTCATCCCGGCCCAGAACAAAAAGGACCTGGCCGAGATTCCGGACGAGCTGCGCAAAAGAATCTCCATCAAGACCATCGAAAAGGTGGACGAGGTCTGGCCCCTCGCCAAGGCCGAGTAA
- a CDS encoding tetratricopeptide repeat protein, which produces MMTDASVSLDGRSLASSAPQRGLGPVRCVFSTDDSHDSGKTTAQGRRGRVRYWFVCQDGEDGYVVRGLDDAFLPFGEESVITADELIVRYTPEVAVFENRMLPSVRRNGYRPAETCRVADDSLLPPAVDEANVRGLFELARELLLARRTAKGRVFLGELLRVRTPFPGKDQHLFNEFGIALRKIGFLDGAAICYRRALKYAEKDDHLYYNLARVYYEQGQWWDCMTTLGRCFEFNPDLPLARDLAALIHALADNPGLRRRYGKPPVPEGVARRAALLCDILPGPDTFVRARIGAGHSGKLSESAAPSLDQRRDRGLSLPGRDAVGM; this is translated from the coding sequence ATGATGACGGATGCGTCAGTTTCTCTAGACGGCAGAAGCCTCGCCAGTAGTGCCCCGCAACGGGGGCTTGGCCCGGTTCGCTGTGTTTTCTCCACCGATGACTCCCACGATTCCGGAAAGACAACCGCACAAGGCAGGCGAGGGCGGGTCCGCTACTGGTTCGTTTGCCAGGACGGTGAGGACGGCTACGTCGTGCGCGGTCTGGATGATGCGTTCCTGCCCTTTGGCGAGGAGTCGGTCATCACCGCCGACGAGTTGATTGTCCGATACACCCCGGAAGTGGCCGTGTTCGAGAACAGGATGCTCCCTTCGGTTCGGCGCAATGGCTACCGGCCTGCCGAGACCTGTCGGGTGGCGGATGATTCGCTTCTCCCGCCCGCCGTGGACGAGGCCAACGTGCGCGGCCTGTTCGAGCTGGCCCGGGAACTCCTCCTCGCGAGGCGCACGGCCAAGGGGCGCGTGTTCCTCGGCGAGCTGCTGCGGGTCAGAACCCCGTTCCCCGGCAAGGACCAGCATCTCTTCAACGAGTTCGGCATCGCTCTGCGCAAGATAGGCTTTCTCGACGGCGCGGCGATCTGCTACCGCCGGGCGCTCAAGTATGCGGAGAAGGACGACCATCTTTATTACAACCTGGCCCGCGTGTATTACGAGCAGGGCCAGTGGTGGGATTGCATGACCACCCTTGGGCGTTGTTTCGAGTTCAATCCGGACCTTCCGCTCGCCCGCGACCTCGCGGCCCTCATACACGCGCTGGCGGACAATCCCGGCCTGCGGAGGCGTTACGGCAAGCCGCCTGTGCCGGAAGGCGTGGCCCGCCGCGCCGCATTGCTCTGCGACATCCTTCCCGGTCCCGACACTTTTGTCCGCGCGCGGATCGGAGCCGGCCACTCGGGAAAACTGTCCGAGTCGGCCGCGCCCTCCCTTGACCAGCGGCGCGACCGGGGATTGTCCCTGCCGGGCCGCGATGCGGTGGGCATGTAG